One region of Acropora muricata isolate sample 2 chromosome 13, ASM3666990v1, whole genome shotgun sequence genomic DNA includes:
- the LOC136896180 gene encoding uncharacterized protein — translation MAAMRITLSLLLFPSVTSTVEPCRNVYSQSGYALIHHAYKSFFARRLAFCYMYCNSQPTCQSLNYNLADKTCELNNDTKYYRPKYFVKKPAFVYAENPDSETPWRKLNSAPVCFGAKDNKFGRFQVKVGGSIQAIKLVHLSGYVTCDPSPSSRSNWGCVRQHRVRNIALYLTNASNTILLPMGQRSHYTIPGYDEQSSEIVFSRFPNLLDLSSDKELRLWYWEDLVDQSEGDNGGTSCTDVFAKYL, via the exons ATGGCCGCTATGCGGATCACTCTCTCCCTGTTGTTGTTTCCTTCCGTCACGTCGACTGTTGAACCGTGTAGAAACGTGTACTCACAAAGCGGCTACGCTCTCATCCATCACGCGTATAAATCATTTTTTGCTCGTCGTTTGGCGTTTTGTTATATGTATTGTAACAGTCAACCGACTTGTCAAAGTTTAAACTACAACCTCGCTGACAAGACTTGCGAATTGAACAACGACACTAAGTATTATCGGCCAAAGTATTTTGTAAAGAAACCAGCATTCGTCTACGCCGAAAACCCCGACTCTG AAACTCCTTGGCGAAAGTTGAATTCAGCTCCAGTGTGTTTTGGCGCCAAAGACAATAAGTTTGGTCGGTTTCAAGTTAAAGTTGGTGGCTCTATCCAAGCTATCAAACTGGTTCATCTATCTGGATACGTGACCTGCGATCCTAGCCCAAGTTCCAGGAGCAATTGGGGATGTGTTAGGCAGCATCGGGTGCGGAACATAGCCCTCTATTTAACAAATGCATCCAACACCATTCTCCTACCGATGGGTCAAAGGTCTCATTACACCATTCCGGGATATGATGAACAATCCAGTGAAATTGTTTTCAGTCGCTTCCCAAATCTACTCGATCTGTCATCCGATAAAGAATTAAGGCTGTGGTACTGGGAGGATCTTGTAGATCAGAGTGAAGGTGATAATGGTGGGACATCGTGCACTGATGTTTTTGCAAAGTATTTGTAG
- the LOC136896671 gene encoding uncharacterized protein translates to MAALGTIISFLLFRPLVWAGESCNSNNSENGFALVDHVYRSFFADRLVSCYMSCSMQPACQSLNYNLADKTCEFNNDTKYFRPKYFVEKPTNVYADNPDSEHPWRKLNSAPVCFGAKGNQFGWFQVEVGGSIQAVKLVHLSGQVTCDHRLVNAWSKWGCGPPFSVLLIHVFLTDAFNTILLPMGERSPYTIPGYDARSSEIVFSGFPNPLHLSSDKELRLWYSEDLVDQSEDDNAGRSCTDVFAKYL, encoded by the exons ATGGCAGCTTTGGGTACCATAATCTCTTTCTTGTTGTTCCGTCCGCTCGTGTGGGCAGGTGAATCTTGCAACAGTAATAACTCAGAAAACGGTTTTGCTCTTGTTGATCACGTTTATCGATCATTCTTTGCTGATCGTTTGGTGTCTTGTTACATGTCTTGTTCCATGCAACCAGCTTGTCAGAGTTTAAACTACAATCTTGCTGACAAGACTTGCGAATTCAACAACGATACGAAGTATTTTCGGCCCAAGTATTTTGTGGAGAAACCAACAAACGTTTATGCGGACAACCCCGACTCAG AACATCCTTGGCGCAAATTGAATTCAGCTCCAGTGTGTTTTGGCGCCAAAGGTAACCAGTTTGGTTGGTTTCAAGTTGAAGTAGGTGGCTCTATCCAAGCTGTCAAACTGGTTCACCTATCTGGGCAGGTGACCTGTGATCATCGCCTAGTAAATGCTTGGAGCAAATGGGGATGTGGTCCACCCTTTTCCGTTCTTCTCATACACGTCTTTTTGACAGACGCATTCAACACCATTCTCTTACCGATGGGTGAAAGGTCGCCTTACACCATTCCGGGATATGATGCACGATCCAGTGAAATTGTCTTCAGCGGCTTCCCAAATCCACTCCATCTGTCATCCGATAAAGAATTAAGGCTGTGGTACTCAGAGGATCTTGTAGATCAGAGTGAAGATGATAATGCTGGGAGATCATGCACTGATGTTTTTGCTAAGTATTTGTAG
- the LOC136896064 gene encoding uncharacterized protein, whose product MQSSENMAVLGTIISFLLFRPLVWAGESCKSNNSENGFALVDHVYKSFFADRLVSCYMSCSTHPACQSLNYNLADKTCEFNNDTKYFRPKYFVEKPAYVYADNPDSEHPWRKLNSAPVCFGSKGNQFGRFGVEVGGSIQSIKLVHLSGQVTCDVESNAWSKWGCARPDLVQYIIVVLTDESNTILLPMGQRYYYTIPGYDAQSSEIVFSGFPNPLHLSSDRELRLWYGEDLVDEGEHNNDGTSCTDVFAKYL is encoded by the exons ATGCAAAGTTCAGAGAATATGGCAGTTTTGGGTACCATAATTTCTTTCTTGTTGTTCCGTCCGCTTGTGTGGGCAGGTGAATCTTGCAAAAGTAATAATTCAGAAAACGGCTTCGCTCTTGTCGATCACGTTTACAAATCGTTTTTCGCTGATCGTTTGGTGTCTTGTTACATGTCTTGTTCCACGCATCCAGCTTGTCAAAGTCTAAACTACAATCTTGCTGACAAGACTTGTGAATTCAACAACGATACCAAGTATTTTCGGCCCAAGTATTTTGTGGAAAAACCAGCATACGTTTACGCGGACAACCCCGACTCAG AACATCCTTGGCGCAAATTGAATTCAGCTCCAGTGTGTTTTGGCTCCAAAGGTAACCAGTTTGGCCGGTTTGGAGTTGAAGTTGGTGGCTCTATCCAATCTATCAAACTGGTTCACCTATCTGGACAGGTGACATGTGATGTCGAAAGTAATGCTTGGAGTAAATGGGGATGTGCTAGGCCGGATTTGGTGCAGTACATCATCGTCGTTTTAACAGACGAATCCAACACCATTCTCCTACCGATGGGTCAAAGGTATTATTACACCATTCCGGGATATGATGCACAATCCAGTGAAATTGTCTTCAGCGGCTTTCCAAATCCACTCCATCTGTCCTCTGATAGAGAATTGAGGCTGTGGTACGGGGAGGATCTTGTAGATGAAGGGGAACATAATAATGATGGGACATCATGCACTGATGTTTTTGCTAAGTATTTGTAG